CAAAAGAAGCAAGGGAAAGTTTGACTTGACTTCCTCTACAATTTGTTTATATCATCGGAGCAGAAAGAATCTCAGGGCTCAGCTCTCCACTTCctgaatgaagagagagagagagaaaaaaatgcccGTGTGTCAAATTCATTGAGATGTGCAAAGTGATCTGCAAAAATCCTGATCGACTGGAGCCCAAATGGCAAAGGAAGGATATTCCTCAATTCAGCTGCTATCTGGCAAGAGAGCTGCAAAGTCCTGATGGCGAGTGTCACCAAatacctcctcctctcctctccagccaCAGAAAGGACAGGCAGTGAGGGTGCAGCCTCTCCTGGCCTGTTGCTATGGAGTCAGGCTAATCCAAGACAATGTTTCAGTCGGTCCAATCCAAAGACAGCAGTGGTAGCAATGGAATAGcattgaaattataaatatttacttgaaaataatgCTCAAGCCAGACTTAACTGAAATGATAAGGTTCTGTTTACTTCTCTTGGTAGTAGCCAGCTGAAACAACCAAACCAGttaagcaacttttttttttttttttttttttggtcaggtaTGTACTGAATCACTGGCAGCAAACTTCTGGGATTTTAGGAGataggtttctctctctctctctctgtctctctgtctctctctctcaattctGGGCAGAATGCTTAttttcgttttgtttgttttaaggaaaacaacaacagaacTTGAGGCTGGCTGAGGTTATTAGATTATTGATTATCACTGTTAGTTTCCTGCTGCTTGTATTTGTTGGGGGTGGTAAGGGAGATTAGGTCAAGAATTTAGATGACAAACAGCCAGGCTCCTCTCTTCTTCGTGAAATCCCCCCTGTGAGGTTTTCCAGCTTGCCCTCCCGTAACTTGATTCTGTTGAGGTCTGCCATAGCTAACCTATTAAAGAGAACATTGAAACTGGTAGGTGAAAAGGGTTAAAAACAGAGCTTAGCAGTGAATCTATTCGGGTTTAGCAGTCTTATTGGAGGCTGTGGTTTCGTTGGCCTTGGAATACCAGAGGGAATTGCAAAACACGTAGATAGAACGAAGAGATAGAGTGCACATAGAGTGGGGACAGAATAGAGTGATAAAGAGAACCGGGCTAAGGGTGGTTACTTTCCTCTGAAGGGTGGGTCATTCTTGCTAAAGTGGGTTTCTTGGTGAATTCCAGTGGCAGCTCAGAGCTGGGGTAAGAGGAGAAAATGACATCCAATAAGGCTGGAGGCAGTTTGAAAGATGAATAATATAACatgcagtgatttcaaacttcaCGCTTTCTTATTGAAAGTTTTTCTTCCAGTTTGGAAGGCAAGTTTCAATCGATTCTCTTGTCTAATCCCTGCTTCCTGCCAGGCTGCGCTGTTGGTGTTTTCAAGAAGAAACCTGGGCCATGATTTGAATGCTTCAAACACTCAGTGCTCAATTAGCCCTCTTTTGAATCCTCTCTGACGGTTGGTTAAATATGGGTcgaaagtgctttttaaaagtgGAACTGATCTTGGAGTGAGGTAACTTAATCTTCTGAGTGTTAAGACgctgaaaaataatgttttaacagAACAATTACTAGAATACATGGAAATTGCATTATCCTAGGCTCCTCCGTCCAATTCTATTTTATAGACATGAACATTTCAAAGTACAAAGGGCTATTCCATAAAAAGGACACTTGGCTATTCTTTATAAAGGTTCCCCTTGTACTTTTATAGAATGTTTATAAGGTTAAtaagtatgctttttttttttatcactgtatattttaaatggccCAACGACTGCTCCCACGTTGATTTGAGAATCATTGAAACTGCCTGAATGGAGCAGGGGTATCCTTTGTTTCCCATtgatttggaaacaaaagactcagggggaaaaaaaagttagtttGCTTCTGAATGCCATATGCAGATGAACGTTCTGCTGATAAAGTACACCAAGGATCTGAACACTTTTTCAACTCTTAGAACAGAAAGGTTACTCTTGCAGTCATACTGCATGTTTGAACCTgtcttccatttttcatttctcccATTGTGCCCTGGGCTACCATGGGGTTACTTATGTCACACACCCAAgtcttcagaaaaaataaacagcaatcaACAGAAGACAATCACCATCAATCGAAGCAAAAGTTGTCTGCTGTTTCTTACTTGGGAAATACCCCATGGACATCATCAGTAAATAAGGTCCCCGACTTTTCCCCTCATCATTTTTCCCAATTTCTCTATATCCAAGATTCTCATCCTTGGCGCTAATGAAATTTTGGATTAGAGCATTCTTTATTTGTTGGCAGCTGTCCCGGATAGTGTAGGGTGCTCACCAGTATCTGGTGACAGTAGCTGTTCCCTCTAcagtcatgaaaataaaaaatgggaaaactgagagctgggcacagtgggttcatctgtagccccagctactcagatggctgaggcaggaggttcctTTAAGCCCAGGAGCTCTAGTTAAGGCTGGGTAATGTAGGAAGACATTgcctctaaaatatatatacacatacacacacacacacacaactaaaataaatgttatctattatatataaatttatatacaaatataattatacatatatagaatataGCATATGATATAGATcatatataatcacatatatcatactataatatatagtatatacactatatattatatactatgtgatatatatattatgtatatatgatacagtatattacatactatattatatatagcatatataacaTGTAGAATATAcactatataattttatatataatatagtatacatattatatataagtatgcAGCCtaagcaatatggcaaaaccccatctctacaaaaaaattagctgggagtggtggtgtgtgcctgtggtctcagctactcaggaggctgaggcgggaggatcacctgaacctagggaggtcgagactgcagtgagccatgactgcacttcagcctgggcaacagagtgagaccttgtctcaaaaaaaaaaaagtgtgtgtatatatatatatatatatgtaaagtgtcAACGTTGCCAATGTCTCCAAGAaggggaggtggggggatcacttctGGTTGGGAAATACTACTTTAGAACCACCTGCCCACAGACTCCTGCTTGAGAAAAGAAGAGGTTAGTTTAATGCTCAGCCAGTTATAATGAAGACAACTGGTTACAAAATAGTACTTTTAGTCAGAATTCATAGAGTTAGAACTGAAAATAgacaaaaggaaagggaaataatgCATCAAGGGACTCAGAGATCACTGAATAGCCAGCCCTTGATTTTCAGGTGAGGGCCTCCGTGGGAAGGCATTCTAAGCCACACAGTTGGGAAGCTGAGCGAACTGAACCAAGGGCTGGGCTTTTGTGTTAGCTTTTTAAATAGTGTGTGGTTTTACTCACCTACCACAGTGCTCCTCCTACTGGTGGGCACCTTAGAGTAGGCTGAAAACAACGTGTCTCACtgtccttttttgtttgtctctGAGTATTTTTCCTTATGACCTTGAAGTAACATTTACTTACTTAATTTGCAATGAATGAAAACAGGCATGTACTGCAATcgtttaaaaagtatattttatgagGTTTTGTTAagataatagattaaaaaattattgtagtGACTGTAAATAAATATAGCTATAAGAGTTAAATTCTTTTTGGCATATAAGATACATCTTTGCTCCTTTAGTAGGTATAGTTTACATtaactattttattatatatctaaAAAAGAGAAGCAATGCCCAGAACCACATATTCCAAGTCCTACAATCATAAAGGTAATAACAGTAATAAGTGtttcatgtttactttttaaaaactaagttttGAATTATGAGCTGTCCTGAGCAATAGCACAGGTGGACAGAATAGCATCACAAACAGTCCTGAGCTCAGCACTCTGCTTGACTGGTTTTAAGCTCTCCTGTTTCAGGGTCTTTTCAGCTCCTTCTGGCCAGGAACTGTTTTTCCTTTGCAGGGCTcacaccttccttccttccttcatgcaAGCCTCtgctgagatggtatctcttcaGACGGGTCTCCTGACTGTTCTATTTGTAGTGAATGCAACTCCAAAATGTATTCTgtataataaacaaaaagcacCCTCCATCTCCCCTGGTTACTCTTCACAGCAATTATTATCTATTTGTTTGACTTATTTATTGTCTAGCTTATCCAACTAGAATCCAGGCTGTGACTCACTGAGGGCTTTGTTTTATCAACCAATACCCAGAAGGATGCCTGTTATACTGCAGGCATTGAGTAGATACCTATTGAATAGAAGTATTATTGCCTGGGCAAACTTTGTAGGCAAGAGCAGGCTAGAAACAGTTTGGTGTAGGTTGATGAATTCTTACACTCTGGCAAATGACCTTTGTCTTTTTAAGCATAATAATATTATGTTTAATGTTTAAATGGCTTAACGCGACAATTTATATTTCCAAGAGTTAATCATTTATCCATCTTAAATAACAGGTcttgttttcagtagagaaaagtttaagaaaaataaaaaaatggcctTTCAGCCTACTGATCAGAGAAGCCCTAGCAacacttaaacaaacaaacaaacaaacaaacaataaaaacacgAGTTGAGGCTGCggctgctcatgcctgtaatcccagcactttgggaggctgaggcaggcagatcaccagcctggccaaccatagtgaaaccccgtctttactaaaaatacaaacatttgccagacgtggtggcacatgcctgtaatcccagctactcgggaggctgaggcaggagaattgattgaacctgggaggcggaggttgcagtgagccaagattgagtcaccgcactccagcctgggtgatagagtgagtgagaccctgtctcaaaaaaaaaaaaaaaaaaaaagtttagagttagaaacttaaaattttatagaaaggTACAGAATAAGAAGTGGAAGATGTTCCCCTATgtacttttctagttcctttcataaaaataaaacccctGTAACTAATTTCTCATGGGTTGTTCTAGAAAAATTTTTCTATGCCTATAGGCATAAATTTAtcaacaaaatacacattctctTAAATTGctttaaagatacacacacatgcacatcctAGAAGTTTCTGTAAAAACCCTTGCACAATTTATCCTTAGATATTTATTTGCACAACCATATTGTGAAGATCGCCTCCAcctgtctgcctgcctgtccCCTATTCCCTCCCTAGTGCCTGGCACGCAGCAAGTAATGACCTATCCATTGAGTGAATAACAAACTAGTACATCCTCATTTAACAGAAGGCACTGTGCTTTTATTAATGCACCCTGACAAACAGAATTCTTATGCCACTAGTTAAGTTCTTCGAGATTCATATTCAATGAATattgatagtttttttgtttaaattgatTTTGTTCTAGGTGCTTTCACATGAATGGGATCCTCAGGCTAATCTCCTGAAGTGGTTATTTTAATTCCTGTtcttcagatgagaaaatgagactcacagagttaaagccaAATCATATAATAAGAGTTTAATACTAGGGAAAGGGTCTAGGCCTCTGTGCCCTACTTATATTTCTAAGTCTCTTCCTTTCCACtagttttaaaagtaagaatGCTATGAATGTTTAAGCTTAGCTCTGAATACCAAATATTTCTGTACAGTCTGTCATGCCACAAAGGTTCATTTCAAATCTCTCTAATTAGCCCAGCAGATAAAGCAGGAGCTGAAGACTCCAAATAAAccactaacaaacaaaaaacacctttcACACAAAAGAAATCTCTTGATGGTGTTAAAAACTAAGCAATGTGGCTTCTTAGAACGTGGCTTCTGAACAGCTCAGAATCAAAACACAGGAAGTAAGCTGTTAATGGcacaatgaaatgaataaaaactatTTTGGGGGTGAACCAGAATTTGCTCTCTGCTATTTACTGGTCCGTGTTCAAAGTGGGGAGACGGGCCTTGGGGTCAAGAGCTTCCCCAGTGGCCCTATTTCCAAGAAGAAATAGCCAATACACAActctgtaaaaaaatttaaaaacatacggAATTGCACACTTGAAATGGATGAATATTATGATAAATAAATCATGTCTCAATCAagctgttaaaaagaaagaaagaaagaagaaagaaaaagcaagcaagcaagtaAGCAAGCCAAATTTAATGCGGTTTTACTTTGCCAGCAGTCAGCCGGTACAGATTTTGGtcgtgtggggtgtgtgtgtgtgtgtgtgtgtgtgtgtgttttaaaaatgtggtctGTGATCCAGAGCATACTAGGATGTGGGAGACTCACAGGTTACTGTTTAATATTATATAGAAAACGTGTGCAGAGTCAAGGAGGGGAAAACagttctccaattaaaagactgTAGCACTAAGGCCTCCTGAGAAGTAAAAATCCATGAAAAAGGTGAAACTTTTGTTCTGTGAGTGTTGCCACAACATCACCTACTCCGGTGAAACTGCAGTGCGTACCACTCGCCTCCCACTTGTAGCTGGCCCGTTGATTCTGTTGATTTGGAATAGCAGCCTTGTTCCATCTGCTGGAGTCAGAGGTTTATGGAGGCAGAAAGTGAGTGgaattatttccaaaaaaaataatcacaggagcagggagagggagggaggaagagagagagagaaaaagagagagagagagagagagagacactgagagagacagagagaaaggagaaatgaatTTTTGGAATAGAATGAAGTTGGCTGTATatgcattaaaacatttaaatgaacACTGCAAAAGCTATAAACTGATGACTCCTTAAGAAGAGCTGTCTGTTGGGATGGGAtcagaaaaaaaacctcaaaagggAAGGGATGGGCAGGAGGGAACTTGCTACTGAAAGCAGTAGGGTTTGCAGGTTTGCAGTTATACCTGTCTGCCCGCCAAGGGGCTAGGGGAGACTTCACACACACTCTGCATCAGTGTCTCACCATGGGAAGGAGGACAAGGACAAACAAGCACCCTCTCCGTGCCAAACAACGAAACAAAACCTTCTTACTCaatctaaaaggaaaacaaaaacaaaaacaaacaggttTATTTCACACCCTCcccccacttttctttttttgtgtaagagacagggtttcattcttgcccaggttagagtgcagtggtgcaatcctagctcactgcagcctcaacttcctgtgcTCAACCAATTTTCCCACTTTAGTCTCCCCaataactggaattataggcatggacgagcatggctggctaattttttaaattttttgtagagacagagtttcactaagttgcccaggctggtctcaaactcctggcctcaaaggctCCTCCCACAGCgatgggattactggcatgagccacagcgcccagccaactgaggcaatttttttttttgagaccggatcttgctgtcacccaggcaggagtgcagtggtgccatctcagttcactgcaacctctgcctcctcggttcaagcgattctcctgtctcagcctcccaagtaactgggattacaggcacacaccaccatgcccggctaatttttgtatttttagtagagacggggtttcaccatgttagccaggatggtctccatctcctgacctcgtgatccgcccaccttggcctcccaaagtgctgggatcacagggtgAACCACTGCATCCGGTCTTAACTGAggtaattttttgagaaattctgGGCAAATGCCCTCACTTACCTCTGATCATAGGTTTAAAAAcgccaataaaacttgtttattGCTTAAGACTAGGGCAGTAGTTACCCTTAACTACTGTAGTGGGGAAGTGATAGAAGGGGGTGCAGAGGAACTTTCGATGGGTGTCCCTTTGGGAAAACCCATCAAGCTGGATACTCCTGATTTTTCCACTACTCTGGATCTagattatacttttttcttttacgatttttacaatattatttattttaatgaagctgGTGTAGTCAATGTCCATTTAAAACCCGGTATCTCAGGCCAAAAAGTACGAATAAAAAAGAGCAGCATTCTGCTGTATTCATTTCTGCATGTATACCTTTATTGCTAATGAAATTAGAACTTTTCTGGGATCTTCTgacaagattaagaaaaaaaaaaatcttcaaatgccttttcttcaGGGAAGCCATCTTTGGAGTTAGTCATTAAGCTCAACCTTATCTGTCATCTTGACTTAACCTGATGCTCCTTTTCTTTTGGTCCAGaccctcaaattttaaaaatagcttcaaGTGTTAAGGAGAAGTCATTTTTCCACAGCtcagttctttaaaaaacttCCATCTCCCACCAAAAGTCATAGTCCAGGAGTGAAACAATCACATGGTTGAACATCAGGGCCAACTGGAAAGTCATTATGAACACTTGCATTGGTCGATCTTGTCATCTGAAAATGTACAGTCCTGAAAAAGGTGGCCTCTCTGTGCACACgtaatttttataaaaggagAGGGCAATATGAAGAGGACTGAGCCTTGATCACCAGAAATCAgcataatgaaaacaaacaataatgaataatgagAACTAGAATTCAAATTACCAGATGTTTTAAAGAGATAGAGTGCCTGTTTTCAATTCCGTTTTAAACTCCACGTTACATAcgaactattttaaaaataaaaaaggactgactgagggaaaaggaaaaaaaaaaagaatgtctaaaCTGTTGAATGACCCCCGATTTGTTCCTGATAAACTTCAATCACATCTTCTTCCTCCATTCCCAGTTCTTCTGGAGTATGATTATCAGCAATTCTCTGACCTTCAAAGAGAAACCTGAGGGAATTCACTGGAACGCCCTGTCTCTGACAGTACGATTCCTTGAGTTTCTTGAGAGGTGTTGTCATTTTCACTTTGAAGTGAATCTCACTGTTATCCTGTCCAATAACCCTGAGTTTAATATCTTCATCTTTTATCTTATCCCCCAAATCCTCAGTTGAAGGTTTTGCCTCCTGGTCAGACATGGTGATGGGGCATTCACCTGCAGGTCTCCGAACAGCAGCGGTCTCGAGGTAGGCAGAACCCCGTTCTAGCGTATACAATGCCATCTCCCTTCGTCACAGCACGACACCGCGGCCGTAGTCACTTCCGCTATGCTCACGTCACTACTGTTATGCCTCGCATCACTTCCGGTGCAGCTTGCGTCACTTCCGCTAGGCCAGAGAGGAGGCCCGGAGAagagctaacttttttatttaaagtaccGATATGTAGTCCCTGTTCCTGCTTCCTCATCAATTTCAAACTTAACAGGACCCAAAGAGAACTTGGGTTCTCTGTTCTCAGGGGCCGCCAGCTATCTTTTCCCAGCCTAACTCCAACAACTTCAGCATGtccctgtttcttctttctctaatctCCTCACCCAGTCTGGATAGCCTGTTGTCTCTCCCTCTAGAGCAGGTCTGAAATCAACCGGCTTTACCCCATCTTCATTGAGGTGGCCAAGTCCATGTGGTATTTTGGCTGGACAACTGTCGGGGACTCCCAGTTGGTTTACCCACTGCTTCAGTTGTCTCCCTCTCCAGTGAATCCATtctccatttccattttattttattattttattttattatatttcattaatattttttgagacggagtctcgctctgtcacccaggctggagtgcagtggcacgatctcgattCACcacaagctccgtctcctgggttcaagcaattctcttgcctcagcctcctgagtagctgggattacaggcgtgtgccatgatgcccggctttttgtatttttttagtagagacagagtttcaccgtgttggccaggctggtctcaaactcctgacctcaagtgatctactcgcctcagcctcccaaagtgctgggattacaggcatgagccaccgcgcctggcccccatttccattttataagaaTGGAAATCAGATGACGACATTCTCCTTCTGTAAAGCCTCCTCATGGCTTCCCTTCACATTGAAAGACCCACCCAGGATGGGGAGAAGCCTTCTGGTGTCACACAAGAAAAGCCATGGCCACCTCCCCTcatcccttccctcttccctcttggTCATTCTGTTCTGATCTCCTTCTGTCCCTCCAACATGCGTAGCTCATTCCTTCCTCGGCGACTTTGCCTTGCTCTCCTCTGTCCTGGGTCTAGGCCCTAATGTCTCCTCGCCACAAAGGCTGCCCCTGGTCACCTGTGTGGTTGCCATTTACTGTCACATCACCTTCAGAACCCCTGTCACTGCTGGACATGTGATCTtacctctttgttttgttgtttattggATGTTTTCCTCATTAGGATATAAGTGCCCAGAGGAGCAAGAACTGTGTCTACCTTACACTACCCTACACTACTTTGGATGtataaaaacaatttgaaatgtCGCATGCCTAAAACCCGATTCCTGAACTTCCCATTCCCACCATCACCGCCTTCCTCCTGTCCTGATCTCTCCTGGTCTTCCCCTCTCAGCGCGCTGCCACTCTATTCCTTCAGTGGCTCAGACCCCAGATATTGGAGGCGTCCGGGGCGCCCCTTTCCCCCTCACATTCCACACTCATCCTGTTCGCACCTTCAGTTGCCTTTACCTTCAGAGAGCCTGAGACCACCACTGTGTCCTGCTTCCGCCCTGGTCCGGGCAGCCACAGGGGTCCCTGGAGCTTCCTGCAGTCACTGCACTTACTGTCTCTACATGCCCCTGTGCCCTCCTTCCATCTAGTCTCCGGAGTAAGgttatttgaaaatcatttccAATGTCACATCTGTTTCCAGAGCTATCCAAAGACGGCTAGCTCAGAGTGAAATCTAAAGCCGTTTAGTCACGTCGGCCCAAATGCCCCTCTCTGACCAGCTCGCCCACCCACCATTCTTTTCCTTGCTTACTCCACTCTAGGCACACTATCTAAGGGCACGCCCCCGAGGCCCTGTGAGTGTGCTGCTCTCTTTCTGGAAGGACTTCCCCCATATGCTACATTGAGTGCTCCCTTCCTTGTGGAGGTCTCTGCTCAGTGAGGTCCTCTCCAGTGTCTCCCTTTAAAATTGCCCCAGCGGGACAGGAGCTGTGGCTCCTGTCTGCAATCCCAGGGCTTTAGgcggctgaggtggaaggatcacttgagcccaggagttcaagaccagcctgggcaacatggtgaaaccctgtctccacaaaaaaaagacaacacttagccaggcatggtggtgtggacctgtggtcccagctactctggtggccgaggtgggaggattggttgaacccaggagttggaggctacagtgagttgtagtgtcactgcattacagcctaggtgacagagtaagactctgtttttgttttgttttgtttttaaatgcccCCTTATACACGTGTTCCTCCTTATCTCTGTATTTTTTCTCCAGAGCACTTCTGACTCTTCAGACGTGTGTCGTTTTTATTTGTTGATGCTCTTCTCCCACTACAATGTAAGTTCCATGTGGGTGTGGATTTCTGTCTCTGTCACTGTGGTATCCTCATTGTTCAAATTGGTGCCCAGCAGGTATTAAACACTCACAGATATTTGCTAATTGAATGAACTAATGATGATGTTCACTGTTGAACAGCATACAGTACAAATCTAAGGCCCCATCCAGTGAGTGAATTAATGATAACTAAGAGAAATTTACCAAACTTCAAACTCACTCAATCAACAAAGATATATAGAGTTTCTGTTGTAAGTCTGGAACTGATCTACCCTGATCTACAGTGTTGAATGAAATAGACGAGATCTCTGACCACCTGAAACGAGCAGTCTACTTGGGGAAAATCCACTGATTAAATAATCATAGAAATGTTTGATCACAAACTTGGTACTGCTGGCAAGGAAAAGTCAATAACTCTCGGAGTGTAGTTCCATTTGAGAATTAGgagggcttctctgaggaggtgacatctgagctgagATGAGAAGGTTGAGATGGTGCAGGAAAGAGGTACAGGGGTGGAGACTGGGGAGAAAATTTCAGGCAGAAGAAACTTCAGAGGCAAAGTCCCCAGTCCTTGGGTTTGGGTTAATCATTTACATCTTACTGCTTCCAGTATTCTAGTTTCTGATGACTACTATGATTTAGCTTCATTTTTTAGCTACCAGTAGAATATTGGTGATGGTTTTCATTTGGAGGGATGGGAAATGCCTCCAAACTCAGGATTCTAATTAAATTTTGGAGACCACAGAGTTTATGCAGCGTGTGGTTGGATTTTTACATCatccttgtttgttttcttctctttccagtCCTTCCACACTGGCTAGTCATTAAAATTTAGAGCTCACCCTGGGTTAAGTGGACAATTTCCTGGAAAACAGCTGGTGGAGCTGCCCCCAGCCCCCCCCCCAGTGCATCGCTGAAATAAAC
This is a stretch of genomic DNA from Papio anubis isolate 15944 chromosome 16, Panubis1.0, whole genome shotgun sequence. It encodes these proteins:
- the LOC100998761 gene encoding small ubiquitin-related modifier 5 — encoded protein: MALYTLERGSAYLETAAVRRPAGECPITMSDQEAKPSTEDLGDKIKDEDIKLRVIGQDNSEIHFKVKMTTPLKKLKESYCQRQGVPVNSLRFLFEGQRIADNHTPEELGMEEEDVIEVYQEQIGGHSTV